A stretch of the Arachis stenosperma cultivar V10309 chromosome 6, arast.V10309.gnm1.PFL2, whole genome shotgun sequence genome encodes the following:
- the LOC130932626 gene encoding sulfite exporter TauE/SafE family protein 3-like: MKLEGSRFNDTKDYGYEQNLVTNIVEFLWQPGESGYQHVWPDMKLGWQIVVGTIIGFCGAAFGSVGGVGGGGIYVPMLTLIIGFDQKSSTAISKCMIMGAALSSVHYNLKLRHPTMNAPMIDYDLALLIQPMLMLGISIGVIFNVIFPEWIVTILLLVLFLGTSTKAFLKGVETWKKETIMKKEAIRRLESNGAASEVEYRPIPTGPDAIKHIEKHEVTLIENVCWNEFGLLVLVWILFLAIQITKNYYTTTCSTSYWVLEGLQIPVALGVCVYEAVSLYKGRRTLSSIGERGTNFTVFQLITYCFFGVVAGVVGGLLGLGGGFIMGPLFLELGVPPQVSSATATFAMTFSSSMSVVQYYLLKRFPVPYALYFTLVATIAAVVGQHIVRRLIDIFGRASLIIFILASTIFISAVTLGGVGILTMIEKFKSHEYMGFDNLCKYGI, encoded by the exons ATGAAGCTGGAAGGGTCAAGATTCAATGATACAAAGGATTATGGTTATGAACAGAATTTAGTTACCAATATTGTAGAGTTCTTATGGCAACCGGGAGAATCAGGTTATCAACATGTCTGGCCG GATATGAAACTTGGGTGGCAAATAGTTGTGGGCACAATAATAGGTTTCTGTGGAGCAGCATTTGGAAGTGTAGGaggtgttggtggtggtggtatatACGTTCCTATGCTTACTCTCATTATTGGGTTTGATCAGAAATCATCCACAGCTATCTCAAAAT GTATGATAATGGGTGCAGCATTGTCAAGTGTTCACTATAACCTTAAACTGAGGCATCCTACAATGAATGCTCCTATGATTGACTATGATTTGGCactgctcattcaaccaatgcTCATGCTTGGCATAAGCATTGGAGTGATTTTTAATGTTATATTTCCTGAATGGATAGTCACCATTTtgcttcttgttcttttcttaG GAACATCAACAAAAGCATTCCTTAAGGGTGTTGAAACATGGAAAAAGGaaacaataatgaaaaag GAAGCTATAAGGAGACTAGAGTCAAACG GCGCTGCGTCTGAAGTAGAATACAGACCAATTCCTACTGGCCCTGATGCCATTAAACACATCGAGAAGCATGAG GTGACTCTTATTGAAAACGTATGTTGGAATGAATTTGGACTTCTTGTTCTAGTTTGGATTTTATTCCTTGCAATACAAATTACCAAG AACTACTATACAACCACTTGTTCAACATCATATTGGGTATTGGAAGGGTTACAG ATTCCAGTTGCATTAGGGGTGTGTGTATATGAGGCGGTTTCATTGTATAAGGGAAGGAGAACACTTTCATCCATAGGAGAAAGAGGAACAAATTTCACTGTGTTTCAACTAATCACATATTGTTTCTTTGGAGTGGTTGCTGGAGTGGTTGGTGGCTTGCTGGGTCTTGGTGGAGGATTCATAATGGGACCACTCTTTCTTGAGTTGGGGGTCCCACCTCAGGTTTCAAGTGCCACTGCCACATTTGCCATGACCTTTTCCTCTTCTATGTCTGTCGTACAGTACTACCTCTTGAAACGGTTTCCGGTTCCTTATG CTTTATACTTCACTTTGGTTGCTACAATTGCAGCCGTTGTAGGACAACATATTGTGAGAAGGCTTATTGACATATTTGGAAGAGCCTCTCTCATCATCTTTATATTAGCATCTACAATATTTATTAGTGCAGTTACACTAG GTGGAGTCGGCATCTTAACtatgattgaaaagttcaaAAGTCATGAATATATGGGATTTGATAATCTCTGCAAGTATGGTATATAA